A single Mangifera indica cultivar Alphonso chromosome 20, CATAS_Mindica_2.1, whole genome shotgun sequence DNA region contains:
- the LOC123204006 gene encoding 39S ribosomal protein L47, mitochondrial-like, whose translation MFMTRFFGRSFLAAAKSESSAASGAAATMATSGHNPLEELFEKDRTLDDQKPVYGRSWKASELRLKSWDDLHKLWYVLLKEKNMLMTQRQMLHAQNLQFPNPERLPKVRKSMCRIKHVLTERAIEEPDPRRSAEMKRMINAL comes from the exons ATGTTTATGACCAGATTTTTTGGGCGTTCGTTCCTGGCTGCTGCAAAATCAGAGTCATCTGCAGCTTCTGGAGCTGCTGCTACGATGGCTACGTCAGGGCACAACCCTCTTGAGGAGCTTTTTGAGAAAGATAGAACTCTTGATGATCAAAAACCTGTTTATG GTCGAAGTTGGAAAGCTTCTGAACTGCGCTTGAAGTCTTGGGATGATCTTCATAAGCTATGGTATGTTCTGTTAAAGGAGAAAAACATGCTGATGACTCAGCGCCAGATGCTTCATGCCCAGAACCTACAATTTCCCAATCCAGAGCGCCTTCCCAAG GTGAGGAAGTCAATGTGCCGTATCAAACATGTACTCACAGAAAGAGCAATTGAAGAGCCAGATCCTAGGAGATCCGCTGAGATGAAGAGGATGATTAATGCTTTGTGA
- the LOC123204145 gene encoding uncharacterized protein LOC123204145, translating into MCMHGWKTGEEESKRAGRHMWTVPSRASIAGDGSSSSSSSSSISANSFNKDGRKVSIGDCALFKPPQDSPPFIGLIRSLISGEENKLKLRVNWLYRSTEVKLGKGILLEAAPNEIFFSFHKDEIPAASLLHPCKVAFLPKGVELPSGFCSFVCRRVYDIQRKCLWWLTDQDFIDGRQEEIDQLLSKTRIEMHTTVQPAGCSPKRINGPTSTSPLKPGSDSVQNSASFPSQVKGKKRERGDQGLEPVKRERSTKMDDGEFGHTRSETILRSEIAKITEKGGLVDFEGVEKLVQLMVLEKNEKKIDLVCRSILAGVVAATDKIDYLGRFVQLKGLPVFDEWLQEVHKGKLGDGSCPKDGDKSIEEFLLVSLRALDKLPINLHALQMCNIGKSVNHLRSHKNMEIQKKARSLVDTWKKRVEAEMDAKSGSGQVVSWPSRTRNSEVSHGGSRNSGGSSDVAIKSSAMQLSASKNASVKLVQGEIATKSASASPGCVKSSPSAASGSTNLKDGQPRNASVSGASDLPSTPARDEKSSSSSQSHNNSQSCSSDHAKAGGFSGKEDARSSTAGSMTVNKISGGSSRARKLKNGFLGPAQSGGQRDHGSSRNSSSRRNPASEKLSESGVTSEKAPVMPMVEGNSHKLIVKIPNHGRSPAQSACAASFDEPSVMNSRASSPVLLDKHDQFDCNLKEKSDGYRPNIPSDVNNESWQSNDFKDVLTGSDEGDGSPATVPEEERGRTGDETGKMVEVSKAASSSSGNDLISGKLREGSFMHALIESCVKYSEAKASMPVGDDAGMNLLASVAAGEISKSGMVSPDDSPQRNTPVVDHCDVNDSRIKSSPRHDLGQDQSKSIDSADDEHEKQVPSSTVWAKNTDGRNSSLFCQEKPARDLGGHLTTSNMGLQQTGESCLESNENSEDAIGVAQVAPSASIGEKNFDGEEGKELVEKVSGVRCGGIPGTKQKISGSLLTEDKVSESGLESETKDIEGSFNPSYEIESEKNKKICEGLNTGVHNNSKPATVMYPEFVKKTDEGRLVPSDSFKDINSVTVDDFKFEKAEEMDGQSYVKDTEKQKAEWDSHASTICENRVVAVSDSAFIDHKGETVEESSEANEVNVECSGGPATSKASPVSQFQEAEQCVRSRGSKSEVDEAEESTSTTADPSFPAARGSDMDAKVEFDLNEGFNVDDGKYGESNNLVSSGCKSTIQLMSPLPFAVSSVSSSLPASITVAAAAKGPFVPPEDLLRSKVALGWKGSAATSAFRPAEPRKVLEMSLTTSSVSPLDATASKHTRPPLDIDLNVPDERILDDLASRASASEHTNNRDFARESTSSAPVRCFGRLDLDLNRVEEPLTDFGSLSSSNVGRPVVPHQPLKSSSSGHNGEVGFCRDFDLNDGPVVDEVSAEPSLFSQHLRCSVPSQPSVSGFRGSNSETGNISSWFPTGNYSAISIPSILPDRGEQPFPIVATGGPQRMLGPTAATPFSPDVFRASVLSSSPAVNFSSTSFQYPVFPLATSFPLSLATFSGGSTTYADSSSGGRLCFPGVNSQLLGPAGTVPSHYPRPYVVNLADGSNGVGAESSKKWGRHGLDLNAGPGGPDIEGRDEMTPLAPRLLSVASSHAPAEEQPRMCQVADGILKRKEPEGGWDGYKQSSWR; encoded by the exons ATGTGTATGCATGGCTGGAAGACAGGTGAAGAGGAGAGCAAACGGGCGGGTCGGCACATGTGGACTGTCCCATCACGTGCGAGCATAGCTGGTGatggttcttcttcttcatcttcttcttcttccatttcaGCTAATTCGTTTAATAAG GATGGACGCAAGGTTAGCATAGGAGATTGTGCTCTTTTCAAACCACCCCAGGATTCCCCACCTTTCATTGGATTAATTCGTTCACTGATTTCTGGCGAAGAGAACAAGTTAAAGTTAAGGGTTAATTGGCTTTATCGTTCCACTGAGGTAAAACTTGGCAAAGGCATCCTGTTGGAAGCTGCGCCAAACGAaatcttcttttcctttcacAAGGATGAGATTCCTGCTGCTTCCTTACTGCATCCGTGTAAAGTTGCATTCCTTCCAAAAGGTGTTGAACTTCCGTCAGGATTTTGCTCATTTGTGTGTCGGCGGGTTTATGATATTCAACGCAAGTGTTTATGGTGGCTAACTGATCAAGATTTTATTGAT GGTCGGCAGGAAGAAATAGATCAGCTTTTATCTAAGACACGTATAGAGATGCATACAACAGTGCAGCCTGCTGGCTGTTCTCCAAAGCGAATAAATGGTCCAACATCAACATCACCGTTAAAACCAGGTTCTGATAGTGTACAGAACAGTGCCTCATTTCCTTCACAAGTTAAGGGGAAGAAAAGGGAGCGGGGAGATCAAGGCCTGGAGCCTGTTAAAAGAGAACGCTCAACAAAGATGGATGATGGGGAATTTGGTCATACTAGATCAGAAACTATATTAAGATCTGAGATTGCCAAAATCACGGAGAAAGGTGGTCTTGTAGATTTTGAGGGGGTGGAAAAGTTGGTACAGCTCATGGTGCttgagaaaaatgagaagaagatAGACTTGGTTTGCCGATCTATACTTGCTGGTGTGGTGGCAGCAACAGATAAAATTGATTACCTCGGTAGGTTTGTGCAGCTTAAGGGTTTGCCTGTCTTTGATGAATGGCTCCAGGAGGTCCATAAAGGTAAACTCGGTGATGGTAGTTGCCCTAAGGATGGTGATAAATCTATTGAGGAATTTCTCCTAGTTTCACTTCGTGCGCTTGATAAGCTGCCGATAAATCTTCATGCCTTGCAAATGTGTAATATTGGTAAGTCTGTGAATCATTTGCGTTCACATAAGAACATGGAAATTCAGAAGAAAGCTAGGAGCTTGGTTGACACATGGAAGAAACGTGTTGAGGCTGAAATGGATGCAAAATCTGGTTCAGGTCAGGTTGTATCCTGGCCTTCTAGAACACGGAATTCAGAAGTTTCCCATGGTGGAAGCAGAAATTCTGGTGGATCTTCTGACGTTGCCATTAAGAGCTCCGCAATGCAACTTTCTGCTTCAAAAAATGCTTCAGTCAAGCTTGTCCAGGGGGAGATTGCTACAAAATCTGCATCTGCATCTCCAGGGTGTGTAAAATCATCTCCTTCAGCTGCTTCAGGGAGTACAAACCTTAAAGATGGACAACCACGAAATGCTAGTGTTAGTGGTGCCTCTGATCTTCCTTCAACACCAGCTAGAGACGAGAAAAGCAGCAGTTCCAGTCAGTCCCATAATAATAGTCAGTCTTGTTCCAGTGACCATGCAAAAGCCGGGGGTTTCTCTGGGAAGGAGGATGCAAGGAGTTCAACAGCTGGTTCAATGACTGTGAATAAGATCTCTGGTGGTTCTTCACGGGCTCGAAAATTGAAGAATGGCTTCCTTGGGCCAGCTCAATCTGGTGGTCAGAGGGATCATGGGTCAAGCAGAAATTCTTCCTCACGCAGAAATCCAGCTTCAGAAAAATTATCGGAGTCTGGTGTAACTTCTGAAAAGGCACCTGTTATGCCCATGGTAGAGGGGAATAGTCATAAATTGATTGTTAAAATTCCAAATCATGGTCGTAGTCCTGCACAAAGTGCCTGTGCAGCATCGTTTGATGAACCTTCAGTGATGAACAGCAGAGCTTCTTCTCCTGTGCTTTTGGATAAACATGATCAATTTGATTGTAACTTAAAGGAGAAGAGTGATGGCTATCGACCTAATATTCCCTCTGATGTAAATAATGAATCTTGGCAGAGCAATGATTTTAAAGATGTGCTAACTGGGTCTGATGAGGGAGATGGATCTCCTGCTACTGTTCCTGAGGAAGAGCGTGGAAGAACTGGGGACGAGACTGGAAAAATGGTTGAGGTTTCTAAGGCTGCTTCCTCATCATCGGGAAATGATCTCATATCAGGGAAATTGCGTGAAGGTTCGTTTATGCATGCTCTGATTGAAAGTTGTGTCAAGTACTCTGAAGCCAAGGCATCTATGCCAGTAGGGGATGATGCTGGGATGAATCTGCTTGCTAGTGTGGCTGCCGGGGAGATTTCGAAATCTGGCATGGTTTCACCAGATGATTCTCCTCAACGGAATACCCCTGTTGTGGATCACTGTGATGTCAATGattcaagaataaaatcatcTCCTCGACATGATCTTGGCCAAGACCAAAGCAAGTCCATTGATTCTGCTGATGATGAGCATGAGAAGCAGGTTCCTTCTAGTACTGTTTGGGCTAAGAATACAGATGGTAGAAACAGTTCCTTGTTTTGTCAAGAGAAACCTGCCAGGGACCTTGGCGGACATTTAACAACTTCAAATATGGGTTTGCAGCAGACTGGAGAGTCATGTCTAGAAAGTAATGAAAATTCAGAAGATGCAATTGGGGTTGCACAGGTTGCACCTTCTGCCAGCATTGGAGAGAAGAACTTTGATGGTGAAGAAGGCAAAGAGCTTGTAGAGAAGGTTAGTGGAGTGCGCTGTGGCGGCATTCCAGGTACCAAACAGAAGATAAGTGGGTCTTTGTTAACTGAAGATAAGGTCTCTGAATCAGGTTTAGAAAGTGAAACCAAAGATATTGAAGGATCATTTAACCCATCTTATGAGATTGAAAGTGAGAAGAATAAAAAGATTTGTGAAGGGTTAAATACTGGTGTGCATAACAATTCTAAGCCTGCTACTGTGATGTATCCTGAGTTTGTTAAAAAAACAGATGAGGGACGGTTGGTTCCCTCTGATTCTTTCAAGGATATAAATTCAGTTACTGTTGATGATTTTAAGTTTGAGAAGGCTGAAGAGATGGATGGTCAGTCATATGTAAAAGACACTGAAAAGCAAAAAGCTGAATGGGACAGTCATGCTTCTACAATTTGTGAGAACCGAGTTGTAGCTGTTTCCGATTCAGCTTTTATTGATCACAAGGGTGAGACTGTAGAGGAAAGTTCAGAAGCTAATGAGGTTAATGTTGAATGCTCTGGTGGGCCAGCTACTTCAAAGGCGTCTCCTGTATCGCAATTTCAAGAAGCAGAACAATGCGTAAGATCCAGGGGCTCTAAGTCAGAAGTAGACGAAGCAGAGGAATCCACATCCACCACTGCAGATCCTTCCTTCCCTGCTGCAAGGGGTTCAGATATGGATGCAAAAGtggaatttgatttgaatgaagGCTTTAATGTGGATGATGGGAAATATGGGGAGTCAAATAACTTGGTAAGCTCAGGATGTAAAAGTACTATTCAGTTGATGAGCCCATTACCATTTGCTGTTTCTTCTGTGTCAAGTAGCCTTCCTGCTTCAATTACAGTGGCTGCGGCTGCAAAAGGGCCTTTTGTTCCTCCAGAGGACCTATTGAGGAGTAAAGTAGCTCTTGGTTGGAAGGGATCAGCGGCCACAAGTGCATTTCGGCCAGCTGAACCAAGAAAGGTTTTGGAGATGTCGCTGACTACAAGTAGTGTTTCACCTCTTGATGCCACTGCCAGCAAACACACTCGGCCTCCATTGGATATTGATTTGAATGTACCGGATGAGAGAATCCTTGATGATTTAGCTTCTAGAGCTTCTGCATCTGAGCACACAAATAATAGAGACTTTGCACGTGAATCTACTAGTTCTGCACCTGTGCGGTGCTTTGGGAGACTTGATCTTGATTTAAATAGAGTTGAAGAGCCTCTTACTGATTTTGGTAGTCTCTCATCAAGCAATGTTGGTAGACCAGTTGTACCACATCAGCCTCTAAAATCATCATCGAGTGGTCATAATGGTGAGGTGGGTTTCTGCAGGGACTTTGATTTGAATGATGGGCCTGTTGTTGATGAGGTGAGTGCTGAACCATCACTGTTTAGCCAGCACCTTAGATGTAGTGTGCCATCCCAGCCATCTGTTTCTGGCTTTCGGGGGAGTAACTCTGAGACAGGGAATATCTCCTCATGGTTTCCCACTGGGAACTACTCTGCCATATCAATTCCTTCTATCTTGCCTGATAGAGGAGAGCAGCCTTTTCCCATAGTTGCAACTGGTGGGCCCCAAAGAATGTTGGGTCCTACTGCTGCCACTCCATTTAGTCCTGATGTTTTCAGGGCCTCGGTGCTGTCATCTTCTCCAGCTGTGAACTTTTCATCCACCTCATTTCAGTATCCTGTATTCCCTTTGGCTACCAGTTTTCCTCTGTCCTTGGCCACCTTTTCTGGTGGTTCAACAACATATGCGGATTCATCGTCTGGTGGGAGGCTATGCTTCCCTGGAGTCAATTCACAATTATTAGGACCTGCTGGCACAGTCCCGTCCCATTACCCTAGGCCTTATGTTGTTAATCTAGCAGATGGAAGCAATGGCGTTGGTGCTGAGAGCAGTAAGAAATGGGGAAGGCACGGCCTAGATTTGAATGCAGGGCCGGGTGGCCCAGACATAGAAGGTAGAGATGAGATGACACCCCTTGCACCGAGACTATTGTCTGTTGCCAGTTCACATGCACCAGCAGAAGAGCAACCAAGGATGTGTCAAGTGGCGGATGGCATTTTGAAGAGGAAGGAACCTGAGGGAGGGTGGGATGGCTACAAGCAGTCCTCTTGGCGGTAG